The Deinococcus wulumuqiensis R12 genome has a window encoding:
- a CDS encoding ParA family protein, translating to MTFPPNATALYRDKAVTVSCYTPEGVQIEKDGELLTVMEAELTPLSVPAPLPNLAVPVRQPLAILIANNAGGVAKTSLAVALAHLFASWGLRVALLDLDPQANATTFSGILRPIEAAETFHALLTPDAVLPDFIRVHGYDLLPASPVLRQTARDIVKGDRHSALLTHMPALRERYDLILMDCGPSLDALATAGGLTADFVMTPSSTSVKGIDGFQGAAGFVEELRQLGNPDIRTCLFVPTLHRKNTKAEREAYADMVAGIPAELLATPILRGQKWVDAARAGQPVTAFAPKSTEAQQAERLARELLRAIGWDDEGTA from the coding sequence ATGACCTTCCCCCCCAACGCCACCGCGCTGTACCGCGACAAGGCTGTCACCGTGTCCTGCTACACCCCGGAAGGGGTCCAGATCGAGAAGGACGGCGAGCTGCTGACCGTCATGGAGGCCGAGCTGACGCCACTGAGCGTTCCGGCCCCTCTTCCCAACCTTGCCGTACCGGTACGGCAGCCCCTCGCCATCCTGATCGCCAACAACGCGGGCGGCGTCGCCAAGACTTCGCTGGCCGTCGCCCTGGCACACCTGTTCGCCTCGTGGGGCCTACGTGTGGCCCTGCTTGATCTCGACCCGCAGGCGAACGCGACGACGTTCAGTGGGATTCTCCGTCCCATTGAAGCCGCCGAAACCTTTCACGCCCTCCTGACGCCTGACGCCGTACTGCCGGATTTCATTCGTGTGCATGGGTATGACCTGCTGCCTGCCAGCCCCGTGCTCCGCCAGACGGCCCGGGACATCGTGAAGGGCGACCGGCACAGCGCTCTGCTGACCCACATGCCCGCGTTGCGCGAACGTTACGACCTCATCCTGATGGACTGCGGTCCCAGCCTGGACGCCCTGGCGACGGCGGGTGGCCTCACTGCCGATTTCGTCATGACGCCGAGCAGCACGTCGGTCAAGGGCATTGACGGCTTTCAGGGCGCCGCAGGCTTCGTCGAGGAGCTGCGTCAACTCGGCAACCCCGACATTCGCACCTGCCTCTTCGTACCGACGCTGCACCGCAAGAACACGAAGGCCGAGCGGGAGGCTTACGCCGACATGGTGGCGGGGATTCCTGCCGAGCTGTTGGCGACCCCTATCCTGCGAGGTCAGAAGTGGGTGGACGCGGCGCGGGCCGGGCAACCCGTCACGGCGTTTGCCCCGAAGTCCACCGAGGCGCAGCAGGCCGAGCGGCTGGCCCGTGAGCTGCTGCGGGCCATCGGCTGGGATGACGAGGGCACGGCATGA
- a CDS encoding ParB/RepB/Spo0J family partition protein, whose translation MTRPDRLQRSMASALAMATGNAGILAPRPLPLSSIRPGEAQPRTYFDEAALERLAADIRQHGILQPLLVRPAGAGYELVDGERRWRAAQRAGLTEAPALVRTLTLEQARLAALSTALNREGLTPIEHATAKLSLAALALGVDDLDAVKLELGRLSRPTADPARREQVDAVFATLDGENLKSFVKTSLPLLSYPTELQEAMRGGLEKTKARLIKNAPEDVRPRLLDMAIGGASRAELTEVIRAAQSHAQPSQAQQIGKLLLSTRVDKLKPDEAEALATWLASAPRFVASAEP comes from the coding sequence ATGACTCGCCCGGACCGGTTGCAGCGCAGCATGGCGAGCGCCCTGGCAATGGCGACAGGGAACGCGGGCATCTTGGCCCCCCGGCCCCTTCCACTTTCGAGCATCAGGCCCGGCGAAGCCCAGCCCCGAACCTACTTTGATGAAGCGGCCCTGGAGCGACTGGCCGCAGACATCCGGCAACACGGCATCCTGCAACCGCTGCTGGTGCGCCCAGCCGGAGCGGGCTACGAACTGGTGGACGGCGAACGTCGCTGGCGGGCGGCGCAGCGGGCGGGTCTGACCGAGGCGCCTGCTCTGGTCCGTACCCTCACGCTGGAGCAGGCGCGGCTGGCGGCGCTGAGCACCGCGCTCAACCGCGAGGGGTTGACGCCCATCGAGCACGCCACCGCGAAATTGAGCCTCGCTGCCCTCGCCCTGGGCGTGGACGACCTCGACGCTGTGAAGCTCGAACTGGGCCGTCTTTCTCGCCCGACTGCCGACCCTGCCCGCCGTGAACAGGTGGACGCCGTGTTCGCCACGCTGGATGGCGAGAACCTGAAGTCGTTTGTGAAAACCAGCCTGCCGCTGCTGAGCTACCCGACAGAGTTGCAAGAGGCCATGCGCGGCGGCCTAGAAAAGACCAAGGCTCGGCTGATCAAGAACGCGCCAGAGGACGTGCGCCCACGCCTGCTGGACATGGCGATAGGTGGGGCCAGTCGCGCTGAACTGACCGAGGTCATCAGGGCGGCTCAGTCTCACGCGCAGCCCTCACAGGCCCAGCAGATCGGCAAGTTGCTCCTGTCTACCCGGGTGGACAAATTGAAGCCCGACGAGGCCGAAGCGCTGGCGACGTGGCTGGCGAGTGCGCCCAGGTTTGTGGCCTCTGCAGAGCCGTGA